Proteins from a single region of Desulfobacterales bacterium:
- the pheS gene encoding phenylalanine--tRNA ligase subunit alpha → MDKSIDQIHDEGLREITAATDRDGVEAVIVRYLGRKGIVTQFLRNISSLPVEERPNAGKRANEVKISLDQASASAMKAFETKPFHIVDRIDVSLPGRGVTLGSLHPLTQVTQQICDIFTGLGFAVAEGPEVELDYYNFEALNIPKNHPARDMQDTFYVSDNIVLRTHTSPIQIRTMKKHKPPLRIIAPGKVYRCDSDLTHTPMFHQIEGLMVGENISFGDLKGILTYFIHKFFDDQTALKFRPSFFPFTEPSAEVDILCVMCRGRGCRVCSQTGWLEVLGAGMVHPAVFENVGYDTSKITGFAFGMGIERLTMLKYGVDDIRLFFENDLRLLRQF, encoded by the coding sequence GTGGACAAATCGATTGATCAGATTCACGATGAAGGGCTGAGAGAAATTACCGCCGCAACCGATAGGGACGGCGTCGAAGCGGTCATTGTTCGATATTTGGGACGAAAGGGTATTGTCACCCAGTTTCTTCGAAACATATCCTCTCTTCCCGTTGAAGAACGGCCGAACGCCGGTAAACGGGCCAATGAGGTCAAGATCAGCTTGGATCAAGCGTCCGCAAGCGCGATGAAGGCCTTTGAAACCAAGCCCTTCCATATTGTGGACAGAATAGATGTTTCTCTTCCCGGCAGAGGGGTTACCTTAGGCTCGTTGCACCCCCTGACACAAGTCACACAACAAATCTGCGACATTTTCACGGGATTGGGGTTTGCGGTGGCTGAGGGCCCGGAAGTGGAACTTGATTATTATAATTTTGAAGCGCTCAATATACCTAAAAATCATCCGGCCCGAGATATGCAGGACACCTTTTATGTCTCTGATAACATTGTTCTGCGTACACACACCTCGCCGATTCAGATTCGAACCATGAAAAAACATAAGCCCCCGTTGCGTATCATCGCACCAGGGAAAGTCTATCGGTGCGACTCCGATTTGACGCACACCCCGATGTTCCACCAGATCGAGGGGCTGATGGTGGGCGAAAACATTTCTTTTGGCGATCTTAAGGGCATCCTTACCTACTTCATTCATAAGTTCTTTGATGACCAAACCGCATTAAAGTTCCGGCCCAGTTTTTTCCCTTTTACCGAACCGAGCGCCGAAGTGGATATTCTCTGTGTCATGTGCCGCGGAAGAGGGTGCCGCGTCTGTTCTCAAACCGGATGGCTTGAAGTGCTTGGCGCCGGAATGGTGCATCCAGCCGTGTTTGAAAATGTGGGCTATGATACGAGCAAAATCACTGGTTTTGCCTTTGGCATGGGTATTGAGCGGTTGACAATGCTCAAATACGGTGTTGATGATATTCGGTTGTTTTTCGAAAATGACCTCAGACTCCTCCGTCAATTCTGA
- the fdhF gene encoding formate dehydrogenase subunit alpha, producing the protein MAAGEMIINGASYRVSANQTILDVATENGIRIPTLCHLKGASSTGTCGICVVAVEDRAELVPACTTPAANNMVVLTESKRVVAARKQTLSRLLSSGNHNCAIGSSAEKDWAAFQVSTFSNEGEEALCPAWGDCRLQDLAYQYQVAGGIGRKGDPLSFPRPVTNIPMIVRDFSRCIRCGRCVKACNEIQVNGAIRFDFPDIDTDGAFSGEYPAVDENCVYCGECVQACPVGALVDKKARYQLRTLETQTIRTTCPYCGVGCQQLLHVREGKIVKVTGVEDAQPNKGRLCVKGRFGYDFIYSPERLTDPLIKDNGVFRKASWDEALDLVANTIKKIIAEDGPSAVAGVSCARSINEDSYQMQKLFRSVFKTNNIDHCARTUHAPTVAGLATSFGSGAMTNSFDEFQKARMFLVIGSNMTEAHPVAATFLKNAVRSGAKLILVDPRKHRLADYADIHVPIKVGSDIAFLNGVMHVLIAEDLYDKAFVAAHTQGFEPLREKVLEFPPERAANIAGIDPAVIYEVARLLAKVKPAMLCYTLGITEHTCGRNNVMSTANLQMLLGNMGMACGGVNPLRGQNNVQGACDMGALPNVYPGYQPVTDPKAKEKFERAWGVENLSNTIGLMMPKMMDGLVSGAVRGFYIFGENLACTEPDIKKVEHELASAEFLVVQDIFLNETTKFADVVLPAAAWSENDGTFASSERRVSRVRTASQPPGNAKPNWWIFREIAKRMGHEWASESAREIWDNEVSVLAPPLSGIKYYRIEHDGLQWPCPDEAHPGTRFLHKDGNFTAGKGAFIPVDWTPAAEVPDAEYPMVLSTGRRLYHYHTRTQTGRCEGLNDLLSEETADISPMDAEKYRIAQGERIRVRSRRGAVEVKARVTQEVQAGLVWMAFHFRENNANWLTNPAFDPVTLTAEYKACAVRLEKID; encoded by the coding sequence ATGGCGGCAGGAGAGATGATTATCAACGGCGCGTCGTATCGGGTTAGCGCGAATCAGACCATTCTCGATGTGGCAACGGAAAACGGTATTCGGATTCCGACCTTGTGCCATTTGAAAGGCGCTTCTTCCACCGGCACCTGCGGCATCTGTGTGGTGGCGGTTGAGGACCGCGCGGAGCTGGTACCCGCATGTACGACGCCTGCCGCCAATAACATGGTCGTCCTGACGGAATCGAAACGGGTGGTGGCGGCAAGAAAACAGACTTTATCCAGATTACTCTCCTCCGGCAATCACAACTGTGCCATCGGCTCATCTGCGGAGAAGGACTGGGCGGCGTTCCAGGTGAGCACGTTTTCAAATGAGGGCGAGGAGGCCCTTTGTCCTGCCTGGGGAGACTGTCGGCTTCAGGACTTGGCCTATCAATACCAGGTGGCGGGTGGCATCGGCAGAAAAGGCGATCCGCTTTCCTTTCCCCGACCGGTAACGAATATTCCCATGATTGTGCGCGATTTTTCCCGATGCATTCGCTGTGGTCGCTGCGTCAAGGCGTGCAATGAAATTCAGGTGAATGGCGCTATCCGGTTTGATTTTCCAGACATAGATACGGACGGCGCCTTTTCAGGAGAATACCCTGCTGTCGATGAGAACTGTGTGTATTGCGGGGAGTGTGTTCAGGCTTGCCCGGTCGGCGCCCTGGTGGATAAAAAAGCCCGTTATCAACTTCGAACGCTCGAAACCCAAACCATCCGCACCACCTGCCCGTATTGCGGAGTGGGCTGCCAGCAGTTACTCCATGTCCGTGAGGGGAAAATCGTGAAAGTCACCGGTGTCGAGGACGCGCAGCCGAACAAGGGCCGACTGTGTGTCAAGGGGCGTTTCGGATATGATTTCATTTATTCACCCGAACGCCTCACCGATCCACTGATCAAGGACAACGGCGTGTTTCGAAAGGCCTCCTGGGATGAAGCCCTCGATCTGGTTGCCAACACCATTAAAAAGATCATCGCGGAAGACGGTCCGTCGGCTGTGGCCGGCGTTAGCTGTGCCAGAAGCATCAACGAAGATTCCTATCAAATGCAAAAATTGTTTCGATCGGTGTTCAAGACCAATAATATCGATCATTGCGCCCGTACCTGACATGCCCCCACAGTCGCCGGTCTGGCGACATCTTTCGGTTCGGGTGCCATGACCAATTCCTTTGATGAATTTCAAAAAGCCCGAATGTTCCTGGTGATTGGGTCAAACATGACCGAGGCGCATCCGGTGGCCGCGACCTTTCTTAAAAATGCGGTTCGATCCGGTGCCAAACTGATTCTAGTCGATCCGAGAAAGCACCGGTTGGCGGACTACGCCGACATTCACGTACCAATCAAGGTCGGCAGCGACATCGCCTTTTTAAACGGGGTGATGCATGTCCTGATAGCAGAGGATCTTTACGATAAAGCCTTTGTCGCAGCGCACACACAAGGGTTTGAACCACTAAGGGAAAAGGTCCTGGAATTTCCGCCCGAACGTGCTGCGAATATCGCTGGTATTGATCCGGCGGTCATTTATGAGGTGGCCCGTTTGCTTGCGAAAGTCAAACCGGCCATGCTGTGTTACACCCTTGGCATCACCGAGCACACCTGCGGCAGAAACAATGTCATGTCCACGGCCAATCTTCAGATGCTTCTGGGGAATATGGGCATGGCCTGCGGCGGCGTGAATCCCCTTCGCGGGCAAAACAATGTTCAGGGAGCCTGCGACATGGGCGCATTGCCCAATGTCTATCCGGGCTATCAACCGGTGACAGACCCCAAAGCAAAGGAAAAATTTGAACGCGCATGGGGGGTTGAAAATCTTTCAAACACCATCGGCCTCATGATGCCAAAAATGATGGACGGGTTGGTGTCGGGTGCGGTCCGGGGGTTTTACATCTTCGGGGAAAATCTTGCCTGCACCGAGCCGGACATTAAAAAGGTCGAGCATGAACTCGCGTCGGCCGAGTTCCTCGTGGTGCAGGATATCTTTCTGAACGAAACCACGAAATTTGCGGATGTGGTGCTGCCTGCGGCGGCCTGGAGTGAAAATGACGGCACCTTTGCCAGCAGTGAACGCCGGGTAAGCCGGGTGAGAACCGCCAGCCAACCGCCCGGAAACGCAAAGCCGAACTGGTGGATTTTTAGAGAAATCGCCAAAAGAATGGGGCATGAGTGGGCATCCGAAAGCGCCAGGGAAATTTGGGATAATGAGGTCTCGGTTCTTGCACCCCCGCTTTCGGGTATCAAATATTATCGTATCGAGCACGACGGCCTTCAGTGGCCCTGTCCCGATGAAGCCCACCCGGGAACCCGGTTTTTGCACAAGGATGGTAATTTCACTGCTGGAAAGGGAGCCTTCATCCCGGTAGACTGGACGCCGGCGGCAGAAGTTCCGGATGCCGAATACCCCATGGTACTGAGTACCGGCCGGCGCCTGTATCATTATCATACCCGTACGCAGACGGGGAGGTGCGAGGGACTCAATGATCTTCTGTCGGAGGAAACCGCCGATATTTCCCCCATGGACGCCGAAAAATACCGGATTGCCCAGGGTGAAAGAATTCGGGTTCGCTCCAGAAGGGGGGCGGTAGAGGTCAAAGCCCGCGTCACCCAAGAAGTTCAGGCCGGTCTTGTCTGGATGGCTTTTCATTTTCGTGAGAACAACGCAAACTGGCTGACCAATCCCGCCTTTGATCCGGTCACCCTGACGGCCGAATACAAGGCTTGTGCCGTAAGGCTTGAAAAAATCGATTAA
- the rpmI gene encoding 50S ribosomal protein L35 yields the protein MPKIKTNRAAAKRFKMTGTGKVVFKKSHHSHILTKKSTKRKRSLRLGQIVDKTNMREIRQLLPNG from the coding sequence ATGCCAAAAATTAAAACCAACAGGGCCGCCGCGAAGCGGTTTAAAATGACCGGTACGGGAAAGGTCGTATTTAAAAAATCCCACCATAGCCATATTCTGACGAAGAAAAGCACCAAGCGCAAACGGTCCTTGCGGCTTGGTCAGATTGTGGACAAAACGAATATGCGGGAAATAAGACAACTTCTGCCAAACGGATAA
- a CDS encoding MerR family transcriptional regulator → MENSNDPEGVIPDKFYFKIGEVSSVVGLPTHVLRFWESEFKQIRPKRTASGQRLYRKKDVLLILKIKDLLYNKKFTIAGAKRCIQSDSETPNNLFSRTLLDEIRTELISIRDFLD, encoded by the coding sequence ATGGAAAACAGCAATGACCCCGAGGGGGTTATTCCCGACAAGTTTTATTTTAAAATCGGCGAGGTCAGTTCCGTTGTTGGGCTTCCCACCCATGTTCTTCGGTTCTGGGAATCCGAATTCAAGCAGATTCGGCCCAAAAGAACTGCATCCGGCCAACGCCTTTACAGAAAAAAAGATGTTTTGCTGATTCTGAAAATTAAAGATCTGTTGTATAATAAAAAGTTTACCATCGCGGGAGCCAAGCGTTGTATTCAATCGGATTCGGAAACCCCGAACAATCTGTTTTCCAGAACCCTTCTTGACGAAATTCGAACCGAGTTGATTTCCATTCGAGACTTTCTCGACTAG
- a CDS encoding HD domain-containing protein, with protein sequence MELPLEHYSGILSRYFPEKGEEENKILFEALAYAYKHHAGYFRKSGEPYLNHPVAVAESLIRDLSIKDPLLISAALLHDVVEDVASVTIRDIESIFGTTVANLVDGCTKLQLQQKDRAVQSDLTHSKIFLSASRQLGVLLIKLADRLHNMQTLSSLPESKRRRIALETLRVYAPIAAKLNLYAIKRNLYNLALSYLFPRKSKKIHNITKELFLSEEVKNIHETLCHILSLSPHEYSLRPRTKGLCSFYSHLRQTIDINNAENMVDFTIVLHTDDPIACYVILGEINRHLKPIPKSIRDYIANQKPNGYQSLHVRINQGGRDYLIKIRTREMDLLSNSGLRYQWNAIHLQESYWGEISDLLRNIGEYGGASSQRKNLIQMAYSAEVFVYTPKGDIHYLPRGSIVLDFAYKIHSDLGDYCDGAEISGRRVSPTTRLNDGDTVKIIQSEELLDVDSDLEKLCMTPKARSAVNKLLQKRRQSAAKKIGREILFQEIIRHGLSPELLKEETMSLILNIHHIKDFSQMYVRIGQDILSSKLILYYFDQFSDIKPEFRSRKEATETRNTLIVSDIEKAVHKFSKCCKPFPGQSGVVASLSERGVAFHLESCRNLMDANSSGSQQILNVTWDLETKWPFPMVFNLRAKGISLQEFIRLISPITFQFQLHRLEKGPARRTGPSVFVTISIQSFKEAVSFFQCFAPGSVSVRSFSRKDQTESFSA encoded by the coding sequence TTGGAATTGCCGTTAGAACATTATAGCGGCATTTTGTCCCGGTATTTCCCTGAAAAAGGGGAAGAAGAAAATAAAATTCTCTTCGAAGCTCTCGCCTATGCCTACAAACACCATGCCGGTTATTTTAGAAAATCCGGAGAGCCCTATCTGAATCATCCGGTTGCCGTTGCTGAAAGCCTGATTCGAGATTTAAGTATCAAAGATCCGTTATTGATATCTGCCGCCCTGCTGCACGATGTCGTGGAAGATGTGGCCTCCGTCACCATCAGAGATATTGAATCCATTTTCGGCACCACTGTGGCCAACTTGGTAGATGGGTGTACCAAGCTGCAATTGCAACAAAAAGACCGTGCCGTACAAAGCGATCTGACGCATAGTAAAATTTTTCTCAGTGCCAGCCGTCAACTCGGCGTACTTCTTATCAAATTGGCCGACCGGTTGCATAATATGCAAACCCTTTCAAGTCTTCCGGAATCCAAACGAAGACGGATTGCGCTTGAAACCCTTCGGGTCTATGCGCCCATTGCTGCAAAACTGAATCTTTACGCCATCAAGCGAAATTTATATAATTTGGCATTATCTTATCTTTTTCCAAGAAAAAGCAAAAAAATACATAATATCACCAAAGAGCTTTTTCTTTCCGAAGAAGTAAAAAACATTCATGAAACATTGTGCCATATTCTCTCTTTATCTCCGCATGAATATTCACTTCGTCCGCGCACCAAGGGTCTATGCAGTTTTTATTCCCATCTAAGACAGACCATCGATATTAATAACGCTGAAAACATGGTGGATTTCACTATTGTTCTGCACACGGATGATCCCATTGCATGCTACGTTATTCTGGGTGAAATTAATCGGCATTTAAAACCGATTCCAAAATCGATTCGAGATTATATCGCCAACCAAAAACCCAATGGTTATCAAAGTTTGCATGTCAGAATCAACCAGGGTGGTCGAGATTATTTGATTAAAATTCGAACACGTGAAATGGATCTGCTGTCCAACTCCGGATTACGTTACCAGTGGAATGCCATTCACTTACAAGAATCCTACTGGGGGGAAATCAGCGATCTGTTGCGAAATATAGGCGAATACGGCGGCGCCAGCTCCCAGCGGAAAAATTTAATTCAGATGGCCTATTCCGCTGAAGTTTTCGTATATACGCCCAAAGGAGATATCCATTATTTACCCCGTGGAAGCATTGTGCTTGATTTTGCCTATAAAATTCACTCGGACCTGGGAGATTATTGCGATGGCGCGGAAATCTCCGGTCGCCGCGTCAGCCCCACCACGCGACTTAACGACGGGGATACGGTTAAAATAATCCAATCCGAAGAGCTTCTTGATGTCGACTCGGATTTAGAAAAACTGTGCATGACACCAAAAGCACGAAGCGCGGTCAATAAGCTTCTGCAAAAACGGCGGCAGTCCGCAGCTAAAAAAATCGGGAGGGAAATTCTGTTTCAGGAGATAATTCGCCATGGGCTTTCGCCGGAACTTCTAAAAGAAGAAACCATGTCCCTTATCCTGAATATTCATCATATCAAAGATTTTTCACAAATGTACGTTCGCATCGGCCAGGATATTCTGTCGAGCAAGTTGATCCTTTATTATTTTGATCAATTCTCGGATATAAAACCCGAATTCCGCAGCCGGAAAGAGGCGACTGAAACCCGAAATACATTAATTGTATCAGACATTGAAAAAGCGGTGCATAAATTTTCTAAATGCTGCAAGCCGTTTCCGGGCCAATCCGGTGTGGTGGCGTCACTGAGTGAGCGGGGGGTGGCCTTTCATTTGGAATCGTGCAGAAATCTAATGGACGCCAACAGCTCGGGCTCTCAGCAGATTCTGAATGTTACCTGGGATCTGGAAACGAAATGGCCGTTTCCGATGGTATTCAACCTTCGCGCCAAGGGGATTTCCCTTCAGGAATTTATCCGGCTCATCTCACCAATCACCTTTCAATTTCAACTTCATAGACTTGAGAAGGGTCCGGCCAGAAGAACAGGACCTTCCGTCTTTGTTACTATCTCCATTCAAAGCTTTAAAGAGGCTGTCTCTTTTTTTCAATGTTTCGCACCAGGATCGGTCTCTGTACGTTCCTTTAGCCGAAAGGATCAAACAGAAAGCTTTTCCGCCTGA
- the pheT gene encoding phenylalanine--tRNA ligase subunit beta — translation MKVSLRWLKEYVPIQMAVKELADALTMTGLEVESITDRFACLQSVLVGRILTVAPHPNADRLSICNVDTSGARHIVVCGAPNAAPGILVPVALPGTVLPNGMEINSSVIRGQRSDGMLCGESELGLGPDSGGLMILNEKTPVGQPLPLALGLSDVVFEIGLTPNRPDCLSMIGIAREVAAIQKLQVRYPETIISDRGAEMLNLTSVTIEAPAHCPRYAARLIQDIQVAPSPFWLQDRLLSIGLRPINNIVDITNFVMMETGQPLHAFDFDLLAENRIVVRTASDGETFVTLDGKERRLTSEMLMICDGKKPVALAGVMGGLNSEIVPNTTRVLLESACFSPQSIRKTAKLLGLATDASHRFERGVDPHGTINAMNRAAQLMVDITGGCMVSGYIDDHPGPNKAPTITLSVAATNRLLGTAFNPHEILDFLSLVEIAAKTKPETASDLIQATPPSYRVDISRPEDLIEEVARLSGYNKIPTTLPAMPAETVLLHSGTGLRSAIRTILTGIGFFEAINYSFIHPDACDRLQLKTDDTRRNIVRILNPLSEDQAVMRSSLIPGLLETMRRNNSKQIRELKLFEIGQTFTAAAEEDLPEETEIAAALWTGLRSAPVWHEAPANSDFYDIKGALESLLSGLGIKDACFTRLADDDCTYTKPGYTAGVYIGDLLIGLVGEVHPQTLRHFDLRQTAYIFELDIAKISRFIPTEKTFAALSKFPATSRDVTLIIDKEIETQRILEKTKAGKDALLESVHLFDVFEGKPIPEGKKSVSFRITYRSTTETLADELINNRHQKISEQLIREFKADLPA, via the coding sequence ATGAAGGTTAGTTTACGCTGGCTAAAAGAATACGTTCCTATTCAAATGGCGGTTAAGGAGCTCGCAGATGCGTTAACCATGACCGGGTTGGAGGTTGAATCGATTACGGATCGATTTGCCTGTCTTCAGTCGGTTCTTGTCGGAAGAATCTTGACGGTCGCGCCCCACCCTAACGCCGATAGACTGTCAATTTGCAATGTCGACACGTCTGGTGCCCGACACATAGTTGTTTGCGGCGCACCAAATGCCGCACCCGGTATTCTCGTTCCCGTCGCCCTTCCGGGAACGGTGTTACCGAATGGAATGGAAATCAACTCATCAGTCATCCGCGGCCAGCGCTCAGACGGTATGCTGTGTGGTGAATCCGAGCTGGGGCTCGGACCAGACAGCGGCGGATTGATGATCCTCAATGAAAAAACGCCCGTGGGCCAACCCCTTCCCCTTGCACTTGGGCTTTCCGACGTGGTGTTTGAAATTGGTCTTACGCCCAATCGGCCTGACTGTTTGAGCATGATCGGTATCGCCCGCGAAGTTGCCGCCATTCAAAAGCTTCAGGTTCGATATCCGGAAACGATCATTTCTGATCGTGGCGCGGAAATGTTAAATTTGACCTCTGTTACGATCGAGGCGCCTGCGCATTGCCCGCGATATGCCGCCCGACTGATCCAAGACATTCAGGTCGCTCCTTCTCCTTTTTGGCTTCAGGACCGCCTACTTTCCATTGGCCTGCGCCCCATCAACAATATTGTGGATATCACCAACTTTGTCATGATGGAAACCGGACAACCATTGCATGCCTTTGATTTCGATCTGCTGGCTGAAAACAGAATCGTGGTTCGGACAGCCTCGGATGGAGAAACCTTTGTCACCCTGGACGGAAAAGAGCGACGGCTTACTTCAGAGATGCTGATGATCTGCGATGGAAAAAAACCGGTGGCCCTAGCCGGAGTCATGGGCGGGCTCAATTCGGAAATCGTGCCCAACACCACCCGCGTTCTTCTGGAGAGCGCCTGTTTTTCGCCCCAAAGCATACGAAAAACAGCGAAACTACTTGGGCTCGCCACCGACGCGTCTCATCGCTTCGAGCGGGGTGTCGATCCTCATGGGACGATTAATGCGATGAATCGCGCAGCGCAACTCATGGTGGACATTACCGGCGGCTGTATGGTCAGCGGCTATATCGATGACCATCCGGGACCCAACAAGGCGCCGACGATAACACTCAGCGTAGCGGCCACCAATCGGCTGTTGGGCACCGCTTTTAATCCACATGAGATTCTCGATTTTCTTTCCCTGGTGGAAATTGCAGCCAAGACAAAGCCAGAAACCGCCTCGGATCTTATTCAGGCGACACCCCCATCCTACCGAGTCGACATTAGTCGGCCCGAAGATTTGATCGAGGAAGTCGCCCGGCTTTCAGGTTACAACAAAATCCCCACAACATTACCGGCAATGCCTGCAGAAACGGTTTTGCTGCATAGTGGAACCGGCTTGAGATCTGCCATTCGAACGATTCTGACCGGTATCGGTTTTTTTGAGGCCATCAATTACAGCTTCATTCATCCGGATGCTTGCGACCGGCTTCAGCTAAAAACCGATGACACCAGAAGAAACATCGTCCGAATTTTAAATCCTTTAAGTGAAGATCAGGCGGTCATGAGAAGCTCCTTGATTCCCGGGCTTTTAGAAACGATGCGTCGAAATAACAGTAAACAAATTAGAGAGTTGAAGCTTTTTGAAATCGGACAGACCTTTACCGCCGCCGCTGAAGAGGATCTTCCCGAAGAAACCGAAATAGCGGCTGCATTATGGACCGGACTGCGATCCGCACCCGTCTGGCATGAGGCGCCGGCAAACAGCGACTTTTACGACATAAAGGGGGCTTTGGAAAGCCTGCTCTCAGGGCTCGGCATCAAAGATGCCTGCTTCACACGGCTGGCCGATGATGATTGCACATATACCAAACCCGGGTATACGGCCGGCGTGTATATCGGAGATTTGCTTATCGGCCTTGTCGGAGAGGTGCACCCACAAACCCTTCGCCATTTTGATTTAAGACAGACCGCTTATATTTTTGAGCTGGACATTGCCAAAATATCCCGGTTCATTCCGACGGAAAAAACATTTGCCGCCCTATCCAAATTCCCGGCCACCTCCCGGGATGTCACGCTTATTATCGATAAGGAAATCGAAACACAGCGTATTCTTGAAAAAACAAAAGCCGGGAAGGATGCGCTGCTTGAAAGCGTTCACCTGTTTGACGTTTTTGAAGGAAAGCCAATCCCCGAGGGCAAAAAGAGTGTTTCGTTCAGAATCACTTATCGCTCAACAACGGAGACGCTGGCGGATGAATTAATTAATAACCGTCATCAGAAAATATCCGAACAGTTGATTCGGGAGTTTAAGGCTGACTTGCCTGCCTGA
- the infC gene encoding translation initiation factor IF-3 codes for MNWDGFPVQIKNAGGPLIITTVGGDSIAIKRTNKDNRSSDSGVSINREIRAREVRVIDPDGNQIGIIPTHQALAAAGDFGLDLVEVSPNANPPVCKIMDYGRYKYEQTKKLQEAKKKQSSFQLKEIKVRPKTGEHDLETKIGHIIKFIGKKDRVKVTVVFRGREITLAQLGRELLKKIVEATEDVAVVEQEPKFEGKTMIMVLSPKS; via the coding sequence ATGAATTGGGACGGGTTTCCGGTGCAAATCAAGAACGCCGGGGGGCCCTTAATAATAACGACGGTCGGAGGTGATAGCATAGCTATAAAACGCACCAACAAGGACAACAGGTCAAGCGATTCCGGTGTCAGCATAAACAGGGAAATACGCGCGAGGGAGGTTCGGGTTATCGACCCGGACGGCAATCAAATCGGCATCATTCCAACCCATCAGGCCCTTGCTGCGGCAGGTGATTTCGGTTTGGATTTGGTTGAAGTGTCCCCGAACGCAAACCCACCGGTTTGTAAGATCATGGATTATGGCCGATATAAATATGAACAGACCAAAAAGCTTCAGGAAGCCAAAAAGAAGCAAAGCAGCTTCCAGCTTAAAGAAATAAAAGTGCGCCCTAAAACGGGTGAGCATGATTTAGAAACAAAAATTGGTCATATTATCAAGTTCATCGGGAAAAAGGATCGGGTCAAGGTAACCGTCGTTTTCAGGGGCCGAGAAATCACCCTTGCCCAACTCGGCCGGGAATTGCTGAAAAAAATTGTCGAAGCGACTGAAGACGTGGCCGTCGTTGAGCAAGAACCTAAATTTGAAGGCAAAACGATGATAATGGTTTTATCACCGAAATCATAA
- a CDS encoding LysR family transcriptional regulator, whose protein sequence is MTRKPTTFYTRSNVWIQDAEGNIVFGLGRCKILRAIQRHGSIHAAAKELKIGYRAIWARIKATEDRLGEKLLIKTIGGATGGGSRLTPLAETLLSEFDKVQKHIEKETDRQLEKHLGAYLPLNRNG, encoded by the coding sequence ATGACCCGAAAACCAACAACATTTTACACCCGCTCCAATGTCTGGATTCAAGATGCCGAAGGCAACATCGTCTTTGGATTGGGTCGCTGCAAAATCCTGCGCGCCATCCAACGCCACGGTTCCATTCATGCTGCAGCCAAGGAGCTGAAGATCGGGTACCGGGCCATTTGGGCCAGAATAAAGGCCACGGAAGATCGGCTCGGGGAAAAGCTGCTGATAAAAACCATCGGCGGCGCTACCGGTGGTGGTTCCCGGTTGACGCCTCTAGCGGAGACGCTATTGTCCGAATTTGACAAGGTCCAAAAACATATCGAAAAAGAAACCGACCGCCAGCTTGAAAAGCATCTGGGGGCTTATTTGCCCTTGAATAGGAACGGATGA
- the rplT gene encoding 50S ribosomal protein L20, giving the protein MRVKRGFKARRRRNKILTLAKGFRGGHSKLFRTAADTVDRALNYSYRDRRTRKRDFRRLWIARINAASRMSNLSYSKFIHGLKLAHIDLDRKVLAELAISDPQGFAHIAGLAAQRLQ; this is encoded by the coding sequence ATGCGAGTCAAAAGAGGCTTTAAAGCCAGAAGACGAAGAAACAAAATATTGACCCTTGCCAAGGGGTTTCGTGGCGGCCACAGCAAACTCTTCAGGACCGCTGCTGATACCGTGGATAGAGCGCTCAACTATTCCTATCGGGACCGCCGAACCCGAAAACGTGATTTTCGCCGTTTATGGATCGCCCGCATTAATGCGGCCTCTCGCATGAGTAATTTGTCCTACAGCAAATTCATACACGGTTTAAAATTGGCCCATATCGATTTGGATCGGAAAGTACTTGCCGAATTGGCCATTTCCGACCCCCAGGGATTTGCTCATATTGCCGGTCTGGCGGCCCAACGGCTTCAGTAG